The Gilliamella apicola genome window below encodes:
- the rph gene encoding ribonuclease PH yields MRPSGRAAEQVRPIKITRHYTKHAEGSVLVEFGETKVLCNATVEESVPRFLKGQNQGWVTAEYGMLPRATNSRTQREAAKGKQTGRTMEIQRLIARSLRAMIDLKLLGEYTITLDCDVIQADGGTRTASITGACVALNDAINKMIADGKLKQNPIKSLVAAVSVGIVEGQAVCDLEYIEDSNADTDMNVIMTDDGRIIEVQGTAEGEPFSHDELLQLLELAKKGIATIIDAQRQALKD; encoded by the coding sequence ATGCGCCCGTCTGGTCGAGCTGCGGAACAAGTCCGCCCAATCAAAATAACCCGTCATTATACTAAGCATGCAGAAGGTTCTGTATTAGTTGAATTTGGTGAAACCAAAGTACTGTGTAACGCAACGGTTGAGGAAAGTGTACCGCGCTTTTTAAAAGGTCAAAACCAAGGTTGGGTCACAGCAGAATATGGCATGTTACCACGCGCAACCAATTCAAGAACTCAGCGTGAAGCGGCAAAAGGTAAACAAACCGGTCGTACAATGGAAATTCAACGACTCATTGCCCGTTCATTAAGAGCCATGATTGATCTTAAATTACTTGGCGAATATACCATTACCCTAGACTGTGATGTCATTCAAGCCGATGGCGGAACACGAACAGCATCCATCACTGGTGCATGTGTTGCCCTTAATGATGCAATTAATAAAATGATTGCTGATGGTAAATTAAAACAAAACCCAATTAAATCATTGGTTGCAGCTGTCTCTGTCGGAATTGTAGAGGGTCAGGCTGTATGTGATTTGGAATATATTGAAGATTCAAATGCGGATACGGATATGAATGTTATTATGACTGATGACGGACGCATCATCGAAGTACAAGGTACTGCCGAAGGTGAACCATTTAGTCATGATGAATTATTACAACTGCTAGAACTAGCAAAAAAAGGTATTGCAACAATTATTGATGCACAAAGACAAGCCTTAAAAGATTAA
- a CDS encoding tetratricopeptide repeat protein — protein MKKLLTTGLLFLFLAGPAGAQAVEESLKNVPYDEVLKMATENNDPKAQYDLGVRYFEGEGVEKDPLKAREWYEKAAAQGHSGAESNLGYMYENAITVEQDYAKAKEYYEKGAAKNDKYALFNLASVYKEGRGVAKDPLKAKELFEKSAQLGLVNAQYHLGDMYLTGAGIDKDLNKARYWFEKAAEQGQPESQFNLGIMYENGIAGLKRDHNKAMELIEKGCEGGVEHQICQ, from the coding sequence ATGAAAAAATTACTTACTACTGGTTTGCTATTTCTATTTTTAGCGGGACCTGCTGGTGCACAAGCAGTTGAAGAATCATTGAAGAATGTTCCTTATGATGAAGTGCTAAAAATGGCAACTGAAAATAATGATCCAAAAGCGCAATATGATCTAGGAGTTCGATACTTTGAAGGTGAGGGCGTTGAGAAAGATCCGTTAAAAGCTAGAGAATGGTATGAAAAGGCAGCTGCACAAGGTCATTCTGGGGCTGAATCTAATTTAGGATATATGTATGAAAATGCCATAACTGTTGAACAAGACTATGCTAAAGCCAAAGAGTATTATGAAAAAGGTGCTGCAAAAAATGACAAATATGCTCTATTTAATCTAGCCAGTGTATACAAAGAAGGGCGAGGAGTTGCTAAAGATCCATTAAAAGCAAAAGAATTATTTGAAAAATCAGCACAGCTTGGTCTTGTAAATGCTCAGTATCATTTAGGAGATATGTATTTAACGGGTGCAGGCATAGATAAAGATCTGAATAAAGCACGATATTGGTTTGAAAAGGCAGCCGAACAAGGGCAACCAGAATCTCAGTTCAATTTGGGTATAATGTATGAAAATGGGATTGCAGGTCTAAAAAGAGATCATAACAAAGCAATGGAATTGATTGAAAAAGGATGTGAAGGCGGTGTAGAACATCAAATTTGTCAATGA
- the nfo gene encoding deoxyribonuclease IV, whose protein sequence is MKYIGAHVSAAGGVDNAPINAYQIGATAFALFTKNQRQWHAKPLESAMIDSFKKRCERYGFSSKQILPHDSYLINLGSPDSEQLDKSRTAFLDEMQRCEQLGLTLLNFHPGSHLQKISVDDCLARIAESINITLDKTQNVVAVIENTAGQGSNLGYKFEHLAQIIDKVEDKTRVGVCIDTCHAFAAGYDLRTEKACKETFDEFEKIVGFKYLRAMHLNDAKSELASHVDRHDSLGKGNIGQEAFKFIMQDPRIDNIPLILETIDPDIWAQEITWLKEQEK, encoded by the coding sequence ATGAAATACATTGGTGCACATGTTAGCGCAGCAGGAGGAGTCGATAACGCTCCAATCAATGCCTATCAAATTGGCGCAACAGCTTTTGCTTTATTTACAAAAAATCAAAGGCAATGGCATGCTAAGCCACTTGAATCAGCTATGATTGATAGCTTCAAAAAACGCTGTGAACGGTATGGCTTTAGCAGTAAACAGATCTTACCGCATGATAGTTACCTGATAAACCTAGGTAGCCCTGACAGTGAGCAACTTGATAAATCACGAACCGCTTTTTTAGATGAAATGCAACGATGTGAACAATTGGGACTAACCTTATTAAACTTTCATCCGGGTAGTCACCTACAAAAAATATCGGTTGATGATTGTCTAGCGCGTATTGCTGAATCCATAAATATCACTTTAGATAAAACTCAAAACGTGGTTGCTGTGATCGAAAATACGGCTGGGCAAGGATCTAACTTAGGTTATAAATTTGAACATCTAGCACAAATAATTGATAAAGTTGAAGATAAAACTCGTGTGGGTGTTTGTATTGATACCTGTCACGCCTTTGCTGCTGGTTATGATTTACGAACCGAAAAAGCCTGCAAAGAAACGTTTGATGAGTTTGAAAAGATTGTTGGCTTTAAATATTTACGAGCTATGCATTTGAACGATGCCAAAAGCGAACTTGCAAGCCATGTTGACCGACATGACAGTTTAGGTAAAGGAAACATTGGTCAAGAGGCATTTAAATTTATTATGCAAGATCCTAGAATTGACAACATCCCACTCATTCTTGAAACCATTGATCCAGATATTTGGGCACAGGAGATTACTTGGTTAAAAGAACAGGAAAAATAA
- a CDS encoding MATE family efflux transporter gives MANPRDIYNDFKNKKISLLFWQYALPSIIGTTVNTLYNIIDGVFIGHWIGREALSGAGIILPVMNLAAGIGMLVGIGSASRISIFLGRGEIDKAEKVAGTSFMLTAVLSGITLALLLYFIDPVLHFIGSSPTNHVYAREFLEVFLPGSIFITLTFNYNNMMRASGYPFKAMVTMFISVIANIILAPIFIIVLGWGMRGAAFATTLSMFISFLFVMQHFINKNSNIKLYRRNFKLDFVYIKSILSIGMSPFAMQVAASIVVVFINWQLTHYAPISHVSSDDAIAGYSNANRLITLIIMIVIGVNQGMQPIIGYNYGSKNYKRVKETFIYAVKIATVITSAGFILGCFTPDVLVRAFSSEADLVAISAIALRYTTLSFAFVGFQMVTTSFFQCIGMARVSILLSLSRQILILLPTLYILPLFFDLDGVWASSPTADLLSTGIAYAALYWYFKSIKSRHYPKQVNS, from the coding sequence ATGGCAAATCCTCGAGATATTTATAATGATTTTAAAAATAAGAAAATCAGCTTATTATTTTGGCAATATGCACTACCCTCCATTATTGGAACAACTGTTAATACCCTTTATAACATTATTGATGGAGTTTTTATTGGCCATTGGATTGGGCGAGAAGCATTAAGTGGTGCAGGAATTATTTTACCAGTTATGAATCTAGCCGCAGGTATTGGTATGTTAGTCGGTATTGGTTCGGCAAGTCGTATTTCTATATTTTTAGGGCGAGGTGAAATCGATAAAGCCGAAAAAGTTGCTGGCACTTCGTTCATGTTAACTGCGGTACTTAGTGGTATCACTTTAGCGTTATTGCTCTATTTTATTGACCCCGTTTTACATTTTATTGGTTCAAGCCCAACCAATCATGTTTACGCTCGTGAATTTTTAGAAGTGTTTTTACCAGGAAGTATTTTTATAACTTTGACTTTCAACTACAACAATATGATGCGAGCAAGTGGTTATCCTTTTAAAGCTATGGTTACCATGTTTATTAGCGTGATTGCCAATATTATTCTTGCACCAATTTTCATTATCGTTTTAGGTTGGGGCATGCGAGGCGCCGCTTTTGCAACCACCCTATCGATGTTTATAAGCTTTTTATTTGTGATGCAGCATTTTATAAATAAAAACAGTAATATCAAGCTATATCGTCGTAATTTTAAACTTGATTTTGTTTATATTAAATCTATTTTATCTATTGGCATGTCGCCATTTGCCATGCAAGTTGCCGCGTCTATAGTTGTGGTATTCATTAACTGGCAATTAACTCATTATGCACCAATTTCTCACGTTTCAAGTGATGATGCTATTGCAGGATATTCAAATGCAAATCGATTAATAACGCTAATTATCATGATTGTCATTGGTGTTAACCAAGGTATGCAACCAATTATTGGTTATAATTACGGTTCGAAGAATTATAAACGCGTGAAGGAAACTTTTATTTACGCAGTAAAAATTGCGACTGTGATTACAAGTGCTGGGTTTATATTAGGTTGCTTCACACCTGATGTGTTAGTTAGAGCATTCAGTTCTGAAGCGGACTTAGTTGCCATATCAGCAATTGCACTAAGGTATACAACGCTTTCATTTGCGTTTGTTGGTTTCCAAATGGTGACAACAAGCTTTTTCCAATGTATTGGTATGGCTAGAGTTTCTATTTTACTTAGTCTTTCAAGGCAAATTTTAATATTATTGCCAACACTTTATATTTTACCGCTATTTTTCGATTTAGATGGCGTTTGGGCTTCATCACCTACCGCTGACCTTTTATCAACCGGTATCGCTTATGCAGCACTCTACTGGTATTTTAAATCGATTAAAAGTCGGCATTATCCTAAACAAGTTAATTCGTAA
- a CDS encoding DMT family transporter gives MNKYLGILAVILASLLWGTTGTAATFDPTLSPLFIGSFAMGIGGFLQCGLASVNIVHDRALLVMYRRFLIVGAFAVAIYPLAFYSSMRLSGVTIGTVVSIGSAPILSAIIEYFSRDFQVNKQWATGALLGIIGMVMLAFSDNASTTIQNTYVYLGILLGLVAGFTYALYSWSARQLMLKGINTKAAMGATFGCGGLLLIPVMLITGSAFFTSWTNIAVGFYMALIPMFLGYLCYGFGLSKISASMATTITLLEPVIAAILAMLIVGEYLSIIGWIGMLLIFICLIMVTLSSLAKK, from the coding sequence ATGAATAAATATTTAGGTATTTTAGCCGTTATTTTGGCATCACTATTATGGGGCACAACAGGCACAGCAGCGACGTTTGACCCTACTTTATCTCCTTTATTTATCGGCTCATTTGCTATGGGTATTGGGGGATTTTTACAATGTGGATTGGCTAGCGTTAATATTGTTCATGATCGCGCTTTATTGGTAATGTATCGTCGATTTTTGATCGTTGGAGCATTCGCTGTTGCTATCTATCCTTTAGCTTTTTATTCATCCATGCGTTTATCAGGTGTTACCATAGGTACCGTTGTATCTATTGGTTCAGCCCCAATTTTATCAGCGATAATTGAGTATTTCAGTCGTGATTTTCAAGTCAATAAACAGTGGGCTACGGGAGCTTTATTGGGCATTATTGGAATGGTTATGTTAGCTTTTTCTGATAATGCAAGTACAACAATTCAAAACACTTATGTTTATTTGGGTATTTTATTAGGATTAGTCGCGGGTTTTACTTACGCGCTTTACTCTTGGTCAGCTAGACAATTAATGTTAAAAGGTATTAATACTAAAGCTGCAATGGGGGCTACTTTTGGTTGTGGAGGATTACTATTAATTCCTGTTATGCTAATAACTGGCTCTGCTTTTTTTACTTCATGGACTAACATTGCAGTTGGATTTTATATGGCATTGATACCTATGTTTTTAGGTTATCTTTGCTACGGTTTTGGATTATCAAAAATTTCTGCCAGTATGGCAACAACCATAACTCTACTTGAACCGGTTATTGCCGCAATTCTTGCTATGTTAATTGTGGGTGAATACTTATCAATAATTGGTTGGATTGGTATGCTGCTGATCTTTATTTGTCTGATTATGGTAACTTTATCAAGTTTGGCTAAGAAGTAA
- the yejK gene encoding nucleoid-associated protein YejK translates to MSVQIEKVILHKLIRKNDTEIELQLRDSMLSNQQAVVNLIEDINRIYNNKSKAYGLFRSESLFEQSLKELRLGNQDFLHFSQESTKQLRNELAKYPFAEGGTVVFCHYRYLAVEYLIIAVLNSCSSMLVNEQLDITETQYLDIDHADIIARIDITEWETTPDSKRYLTFLKGRVGRKVSDFFMDYLGASEGLDAKAQNKTLVKAVDDYCQEMQFDKQDKTSARENVYNYCQAQLQAGEEIELKNLANELPANGENNFAEFVKNSDYDLEETFPVDRSALRQLKKFSGSGGGLTLSFDSDLLGERIKWDPQTDTLVIKGVPPNLRDQLQRNSGSN, encoded by the coding sequence ATGAGTGTACAAATAGAAAAAGTTATTTTACATAAATTAATCAGAAAAAATGACACTGAAATTGAACTGCAACTTCGTGATTCAATGCTAAGCAATCAACAAGCAGTTGTCAATTTAATTGAAGATATTAACCGAATTTATAATAATAAAAGTAAAGCTTATGGGCTATTTAGAAGTGAAAGTCTGTTTGAACAATCGCTTAAAGAATTACGTTTAGGCAATCAAGATTTTTTACATTTTAGTCAAGAGTCGACTAAACAACTGCGCAATGAACTAGCTAAATACCCTTTTGCTGAAGGTGGCACGGTGGTCTTTTGTCATTATCGTTATCTAGCTGTGGAATACTTAATTATTGCTGTACTAAATAGCTGTTCAAGTATGTTAGTTAATGAACAGCTTGATATAACTGAAACGCAATATTTGGATATCGATCATGCTGATATTATTGCACGAATTGATATCACCGAATGGGAAACTACACCAGATTCAAAACGCTATTTAACTTTTTTAAAAGGACGAGTAGGGCGCAAAGTGTCTGACTTTTTTATGGACTATCTAGGTGCCAGCGAAGGATTAGATGCTAAAGCGCAAAATAAAACTTTAGTAAAAGCTGTTGATGATTATTGTCAAGAGATGCAGTTTGACAAGCAAGACAAAACCAGCGCTCGTGAAAATGTCTATAACTATTGCCAAGCTCAATTACAAGCAGGAGAAGAGATTGAGCTCAAAAATCTGGCTAATGAATTGCCAGCTAATGGTGAGAATAATTTTGCTGAATTTGTGAAAAATAGCGATTACGATCTAGAAGAGACCTTTCCTGTTGATCGCAGTGCATTGCGTCAACTTAAAAAATTCTCAGGTAGTGGAGGGGGATTAACCTTAAGTTTTGATTCTGACTTATTAGGTGAACGAATTAAATGGGATCCGCAAACTGATACGCTTGTAATTAAGGGAGTTCCACCAAATTTACGCGATCAATTACAACGTAATAGCGGTTCAAACTAA
- a CDS encoding type I restriction-modification system subunit M, with translation MTSTNSLTATSIQQREQLQRQIWKIADEVRGAVDGWDFKQYILASLFYRFISENFADYIEGGDDSINYASLSDDIITKEIKQDAIKTKGYFIYPSQLFCNVVVNANTNESLNTDLKAIFDAIEGSANGFPSETDIKGLFADFDTTSNRLGNTVADKNKRLAAVLNGVAELDFGDFQENQIDLFGDAYEFLISKYASNAGKSGGEFFTPTNVSKLISQLALHNQKTVNKIYDPAAGSGSLLLQAKKQFDKHIIEDGFYGQEINHTTYNLARMNMFLHNINYDKFEITLGDTLLNPQFKDEKPFDAIVSNPPYSIKWVGSDDTTLINDERYAPAGVLAPKSKADFAFIMHSLSYLSQKGRAAIVTFPGIFYRGGAEQKIRQYLVEHNYVETIISLAPNLFYGTSIAVNIIVLSKNKPDSSVQFIDASELFKKETNNNILTDEHIATIIQAFDNKQDVEHFAKSIEKQTIIDNEYNLAVSSYVETKDTREIIDIKKLNAEITEIVTKIDQLRYQIDAIVAEIES, from the coding sequence ATGACTTCTACTAATAGTCTTACTGCTACGAGTATACAACAGCGTGAACAACTACAACGTCAAATATGGAAAATCGCAGACGAGGTTCGTGGCGCTGTTGATGGTTGGGATTTTAAGCAATATATTTTAGCTTCATTATTTTATCGTTTTATTAGTGAAAACTTTGCCGATTATATTGAAGGTGGAGATGATAGTATTAATTATGCATCTTTATCTGATGACATTATTACTAAAGAAATAAAACAAGATGCAATAAAAACTAAAGGCTATTTTATCTACCCTTCTCAATTATTTTGTAATGTTGTTGTAAATGCTAATACGAATGAAAGTTTAAATACTGATTTAAAAGCCATTTTCGATGCAATTGAAGGATCTGCTAATGGTTTTCCATCAGAAACAGATATAAAAGGGTTGTTTGCTGATTTTGATACAACCAGTAATCGACTCGGTAATACGGTAGCAGATAAAAATAAACGTTTAGCTGCCGTGCTAAATGGTGTAGCTGAATTAGATTTTGGTGATTTTCAAGAAAACCAAATTGATTTATTTGGTGATGCTTACGAATTTTTGATCTCTAAATATGCATCAAATGCTGGTAAGTCGGGTGGTGAATTTTTTACCCCAACCAATGTATCTAAACTAATCTCACAATTAGCACTACATAATCAAAAAACAGTAAATAAAATCTACGACCCTGCTGCTGGTTCAGGTTCATTACTATTACAGGCTAAAAAACAATTTGACAAACATATCATTGAAGATGGTTTTTATGGGCAAGAGATTAATCACACTACCTATAATCTAGCTCGTATGAATATGTTTTTACATAATATTAATTATGATAAGTTTGAAATAACACTAGGCGATACTTTGCTTAATCCACAATTCAAAGATGAAAAACCATTTGATGCTATAGTATCAAATCCTCCATACTCAATTAAATGGGTAGGCAGTGATGATACAACCTTGATTAATGATGAACGCTATGCACCAGCAGGAGTTTTAGCACCGAAATCTAAAGCCGATTTTGCATTCATTATGCATTCTTTAAGCTACCTATCCCAAAAAGGACGTGCAGCCATTGTTACTTTTCCCGGTATCTTTTATAGAGGCGGTGCAGAACAAAAGATTCGTCAATATTTAGTCGAACATAATTATGTTGAAACCATAATCTCGTTAGCACCTAATTTATTTTATGGCACATCCATTGCAGTAAATATTATAGTATTATCCAAAAATAAACCAGATAGCTCAGTACAATTCATTGATGCCAGTGAATTATTCAAAAAAGAGACCAACAACAATATATTAACCGATGAACATATTGCCACTATTATACAAGCATTCGATAACAAACAAGATGTTGAGCATTTTGCCAAGTCAATTGAAAAACAAACCATTATTGATAACGAATATAATTTAGCTGTAAGTTCTTATGTCGAAACTAAAGACACTCGTGAAATTATCGATATTAAAAAACTGAATGCTGAAATTACAGAAATAGTCACTAAAATAGATCAACTGCGTTACCAAATTGATGCAATTGTTGCGGAGATCGAATCATGA
- a CDS encoding YicC/YloC family endoribonuclease: MISSMTAYARKEINQSWGTASWELRSVNQRYLETYIRVPEQFRTLEPIIRERLRGRLTRGKIECNLRFELDPASQHQELSLNQDLAKQVLSAVNWIQTEYKSGDVNPIDVLRWPGVLSAKEQNLDTISQEILASLDEAINELIVVREREGEVLRDLIIQRLDSITTEVEKIRQWMPQILEWQKERLQNKLAEANIELDKSRLEQEIVLMAQRIDVAEELDRLMTHVKETYAILKKNEAVGRRLDFMMQEFNRESNTIASKSINADVTASAIELKVLIEQIREQVQNIE, encoded by the coding sequence ATGATTTCAAGTATGACTGCCTATGCTCGAAAAGAAATTAACCAATCTTGGGGGACAGCTTCTTGGGAGTTGCGTTCAGTTAATCAACGTTACTTGGAAACCTATATTCGTGTGCCTGAGCAGTTTCGAACACTTGAACCAATTATTCGAGAACGGCTGCGAGGTCGATTGACTCGCGGTAAAATTGAATGCAATTTACGTTTCGAACTCGATCCTGCTTCGCAACATCAAGAATTATCTTTAAATCAGGATCTTGCTAAACAAGTTCTTAGTGCTGTTAATTGGATTCAGACTGAATATAAATCTGGTGACGTTAACCCTATTGATGTATTACGTTGGCCAGGTGTGCTATCAGCTAAAGAACAGAATCTTGATACCATATCACAAGAAATCTTAGCATCATTGGATGAAGCCATTAATGAACTAATTGTAGTACGTGAACGCGAAGGAGAAGTTTTACGTGATCTTATCATCCAACGTTTAGACAGTATTACGACAGAAGTTGAAAAAATTCGTCAATGGATGCCACAAATACTTGAATGGCAAAAAGAGCGCCTGCAAAACAAATTGGCTGAAGCGAATATTGAACTCGACAAGTCAAGATTAGAACAAGAAATCGTATTGATGGCTCAGCGTATTGACGTAGCTGAAGAGCTTGACCGTTTGATGACTCATGTTAAAGAAACTTACGCAATTTTAAAGAAAAACGAAGCAGTAGGGCGCAGACTCGATTTTATGATGCAAGAATTTAACCGCGAATCAAATACTATTGCCTCAAAATCAATTAATGCTGATGTTACCGCTAGCGCGATTGAACTTAAAGTCTTAATCGAGCAAATCCGAGAACAAGTACAAAATATTGAATAA
- a CDS encoding SIMPL domain-containing protein: MKKTLIFIILLNIGTSFTCYSANIRNINNNEPKVEQLIYGKNLIPVGEIEASVTDSIKLKPNTVEFSVTLDTEASTLDEASNINAKTMKEFKDYLATLNIRDNNLTTTDYGSYIQNNYEEVSEEDALYKATLTLSININDNEKFLELNKLLDKYNINNVQRLNNNEKNNSFLFSIFENAITANKAKDMVYQKYTTITNELKNIQLDNFSIIESDTELASPKKIDKKQHHAYNSVQIKINKLDAVEKIIAKAQELKIKVNNDIFYSVSPDAIERAINDRERLLLNKLISKAERLLTKEYMVGDPKYLDMKNANYEQQAPKRWERSFQAKNMAMLSVANDDEANKINIYAPPELEIQLTLSGKFETLKKIKAE, translated from the coding sequence ATGAAAAAAACATTAATATTTATTATATTACTCAATATTGGAACAAGTTTTACCTGCTATTCAGCAAACATTAGGAATATCAATAATAATGAACCTAAAGTTGAACAATTAATATATGGCAAAAATTTAATTCCCGTTGGAGAAATTGAAGCAAGTGTTACTGATTCAATTAAACTAAAACCAAATACGGTTGAGTTTTCGGTTACATTAGATACAGAGGCTTCAACCCTTGATGAGGCATCAAATATCAATGCTAAAACGATGAAAGAATTTAAGGATTATTTAGCAACACTCAACATTAGAGATAATAATCTAACCACAACCGATTATGGTAGCTATATACAAAATAATTATGAAGAAGTCAGTGAAGAAGATGCTTTATATAAAGCCACCCTCACTCTTTCTATCAACATAAATGATAACGAAAAATTTTTAGAATTAAATAAATTACTTGATAAATACAACATAAATAACGTCCAACGGCTAAATAATAATGAAAAAAACAATTCGTTCTTATTTAGTATCTTTGAAAATGCAATTACTGCAAACAAAGCAAAGGACATGGTGTACCAGAAATACACAACTATAACCAATGAATTAAAAAACATACAACTCGATAATTTCTCGATTATTGAATCAGATACCGAACTTGCCTCCCCCAAAAAAATTGATAAAAAACAGCATCATGCATATAACTCTGTACAAATAAAGATTAATAAACTTGATGCAGTTGAAAAAATTATTGCTAAAGCACAAGAATTAAAAATCAAAGTTAATAATGATATTTTTTATAGTGTTTCACCTGATGCGATTGAGCGAGCAATTAATGATCGTGAAAGACTTTTATTGAATAAGTTAATTAGCAAAGCTGAACGTCTACTGACTAAAGAATATATGGTGGGCGATCCAAAATATCTCGACATGAAAAATGCTAATTACGAACAACAAGCACCAAAACGATGGGAACGCTCCTTTCAAGCAAAGAATATGGCAATGTTATCTGTCGCAAATGATGATGAAGCAAATAAAATTAATATCTATGCTCCACCAGAACTTGAAATACAACTCACTCTTTCTGGCAAATTTGAAACTTTGAAGAAAATTAAAGCTGAATAA
- the pyrE gene encoding orotate phosphoribosyltransferase, with protein MKSYKSEFIEFALDRQALKFGEFTLKSGRKSPYFFNAGLFNTGKDLALLGRFYAAALMDANLNYDVIFGPAYKGIPIVSSTVVALSEHYNVDVPYCFNRKEAKDHGEGGNLVGSTIYQQRVMLIDDVITAGTAIRESMRILEDNQSKLAGVLICLDRQEKGRGELSAIQEIKQTYHCDVISIITLDDLIQYLYQDPSRQNQVKLVENYRTQYGI; from the coding sequence ATGAAATCATATAAAAGTGAGTTTATTGAATTTGCTTTAGATAGGCAAGCACTAAAATTTGGTGAATTCACCTTAAAATCAGGACGAAAAAGCCCTTACTTTTTTAACGCAGGATTGTTTAATACAGGTAAAGATCTGGCTTTATTAGGTCGCTTTTATGCTGCCGCTTTAATGGATGCAAATTTAAACTATGATGTCATCTTCGGTCCAGCCTATAAAGGAATTCCGATTGTTTCATCAACGGTAGTGGCTTTATCTGAACACTACAATGTTGATGTTCCTTATTGCTTCAACCGTAAAGAGGCTAAAGACCATGGTGAAGGCGGTAATCTTGTTGGTAGTACTATCTATCAGCAACGTGTTATGTTAATTGATGATGTAATTACTGCTGGTACCGCAATTCGTGAATCAATGCGAATTTTGGAAGATAATCAATCAAAACTGGCTGGTGTATTAATTTGCCTTGACCGTCAAGAAAAAGGTCGTGGTGAACTATCTGCCATTCAGGAAATCAAACAAACTTATCATTGTGATGTGATTTCGATTATTACTTTAGATGATTTAATCCAATACCTCTACCAAGATCCCTCTCGACAAAACCAAGTTAAACTGGTCGAAAACTATCGTACTCAGTATGGAATATAA